ACGACGGCATAAAGATGCCTAATCGATAATATATCTTCGGTCCTATAATTTAAACTAGAGTTCAAGCAATGATGTTATACGAAGACTCCCAAGTATCAATTTTGGCAGCATCAGAAATACAACGATAGTGCAAACCCGAGGGCTGCAACAGTATAAATCCAAGGGCGATGATCTAAGGCCCAAAGATGATGACCCAAAGTCTTGGTACGACGATACAAATCCCAGTGATGATGATCTCCCAAGGCTGTCACAAAATTCCTAATAACAATGCTGATCTCCAACAAtgaaggctctgttgacgaaggctccaacaacgaagcttCTGCTATTCATCGAAGACTCAGGTGAGGAAGGTCCAAACAACAAAGGCTTTGCTCCAGCAACGAAGGCCCTGTTGACGaggactccaacaacgaaggctctgttgacgaaaGTCCCAACAACAAAGGAtttgctccaacaacgaaggccctgttgacgagggctccaacaacgaaggctctgttgacgaaggctccaacaacgaaggttctgttgacgaaggctccaacaacgaaggctctgttgacaAAGGCTCCAACGAAGGTTCTGCTGTTCATAACTATGATCCAGAATATGATGGTCGAGCAGGACGGTCAATGTTTACGGAGCAATCTCCCTGAACTTCATATCTTCATGAATGAAGATATCCCTTAAAAAAGGGATATGATCTTCGTGAATGAAGATATCCCTTACCACAGAGATAGGAATATATCTCTTTCGCATTCACAACGATGATCCAAAATCCGGTGGGGATGCTCCAAAGACATCAACGATGCATAACCCAATGGAGAGTGCAAAGCTTTGCAAGGACGATTCAAAGACGAAGGCGTCTGTACAATAAATGAGAAGTAGCGCAGACATGATGCTTGCTAAAGACGACGATTATTTCTCCAGACACCGCACTAGTTAACTTCTGAGAAGCATAAGAAGCTTGGCCAATATGGTGTCGGCCCCACTCCGAAAATATAGCTTCGGTGAAATTCCGATGATGCATGATGATGACAATACGATTCCCTACAAGCTCCTAAAGTGTCCTTGGGGTTTAATAATTTTAACCCAATCAATAAACAAAAGTCAATCTCGAGGTCTTTTTGGCGGTTTTCAAGTTGCTAATTGAAATTAAATAATTTCATAATGTTGGTATTACTAACGAGTATCTTGAAgcacaagaaataaaataatttattgtCCTGGACCGATCCTAAAACGAGCGGGTAATACAATATGAGATTAAATATCTCACGTGGATACCAAGTAAACAAGCCTTCTACTGTAACCTCGAAACTTTTTTCACTCAAAGATGCCCGACGGCAATACACACAGAAGCATGTGCTGGTTGTTACAGATCCCCAGCAAATCATGATTTTTGGCAACTGCAATAGAGAAAAAGTGACAGCAACGGAGAAGTTAATAAATTCTTCGTCGGGGCAATCATTTCAAAAGCACAGTTCAAGGGGCAGCTCAAATTCGACAGCCTAAGCATCCTACGTTAAAGCAGATACTTTTGCTTTCGCAAGCTTCAAGAACCACCTTCCGAAACCAAAAGGGGGCATACACACAACTAAAGAGTTTGCAAATATTCAGACTCCTTGCATCTTGTTTATATTAGCATACATTGTTATATGCATTTGATACATTTCAATTCGGAATAATGCATACATTTCCATAAATTGGATACGTTTTTGAATACTAATGCATATAATGGAGAACCGGGGCAAGCACCACCGGTCTCATATCTTCATACTGGGTAAAGCGTTCACACgcaatctctccggactcccccataagcgtctatgagtgtacgaccagggggaaggcttccataagaaagagatgcccaacatgacatgcctttggcagctcagcggaacgggtgtttgcaaaacattcagttttacaccacgtctccgggagattttcaacccccaccgttcggtaatctcctggcccgagattggccaacggggtgacaggttCAAACACTCATCTTACATCAGCAACAATCGATTTACGATTCCCCACAATGCAGGGGCAAGATCAAACCATACAAATACTTAATAAATTTGTTACTGCTCATAAGATGAATTTACCTTATTTATTATAATACAAAAAACTGATACGAAATGTCGTCCACTTACATTTTTGTGCCAGATAAATTTGAGTAATCCTACGAGATCCTGTGACCCCAAATAATACGGTGTTGTGAAGTAAAAGTTGTCGACGCTACGATGTATAGGTTGTTGCTGCTCAACCGGCCTTACAAAGCATGTTCAACTTGAAGCATGCAACGGACAAGCACCAAGCCGGGTATTGAAAATGTCAATGCCAAATACCAACAAAGAACAAGCCACGAAGAGTGCTTGTACCAGTACGATAAGAATGCAGAACCTTTCGACAAGGAGCGGCCGAAGGAAACAACAACCGAAGCATGAACGATTATGGTGAGAGGAATTTTTCTTAAGGATCGCTTATCATcgaccctcaagaaaaggggcaaattgtagataCCATAATCTGTATGGACACATGGAGGATGATTAGAAGCTGCAGCTGGACACAAGAATACAGCTGCACACACCATATCAaccccaacacagcttcaatCCTAAGCTAAGGATAGAAGAGTAATTCTCCGGAAGATATTTTCCCTTTATAAACCAAAACGATTAGGTCTAGAGGGGAGGCGGGGTCGGCAGAAGAGAGAGGAGGGTTCTGTTTctatttcttttctcttttctattCTTGCTATGGATTACTCACAGAGAGATTGACGAAGCTCCTTCAATGTAACCCAACAATCTTAATAAACATCTTAACTCTTTttcacccgtggatgtagacactccgttgtcgaaccacgtatatGCTTGTGTTGATTTCTATTTCATTTCATTGCACTTAATTTCGTTCATGATTTGAGTCTATATCTTGTTATAAACAGTACTTTAtcatgtgtttcaattggttgtgCTACCAAATTAATGGTGTTCACAgggtggatgaagaaatccataggCCCCGATTAATCACCATAGGCCTCAATTTAGCCGGGTTTTTTCCCCTCATTTCTGTTGCTGGGTTACCAATCATACTTATTTTAGCGTGAAGTGGATCATCAGATCTGAGTTCTGCGAGCAGTCATCAATTTTGTTCAACTCATTGGTATCAAAAATATTCTTGTCTGACTCCTTGTCATTGGTATCATTAACAAGAACAGAACATTCAGAATCCAAAAATTATAAAGTTTAAGGGGAATGTGACACAAATTCAAACAGCAAAACCATAGGGCACCTCAATATAATCTCAGCATTTTGAATGTTCCCAGCAGTACAAAactttattttaaattttttagaACATAATCGATTTCTTTACCCCAAGGAAAGGGTTACACATGCTTGTGCAAATCTGCAGAGATGGACTCAACAAAAAAGAGTAAATGAACACTACTTCTGCAAATCTTTAGAACAATCCTCGGGATAAAATGAAACGACATCTCTGTTTATATCAAACACAAATCTGATGTTCCTTTGTTGTTTTGCTCCAAGGACATTTTGCCCAATTTTAGGTTTTATGGCCAGGCAGAAGAACTTGTTTGGATAATCGATGATGAAAGCGTTGTCTGATGGTATTTTTAAATCCCCACCTTGAAAGTGATAAGTAATGCTCGGGAAACTCTTGAAATCACCCGGTAACTCATAACAAAGATCTAAATAATACTTTTTTGCGTCTAAAATCTTTAGTCTAAGAGTCTGGAATCCCTTCATTAGGGCGCCTTTCACTTTACCATAAACTATTGTGTCTAAGAAACTGATTTGAGCTCCAGTATCCAACTCACATGCTCCAAATCCATTTTTCGTATTCACAGGAAAACTATCATTCAATTCGAACCCACCAATCTTATTCTTCCCAACACTGATATCTAATAAATTCAACGCATACCTGAACGCTATGTGTTGAACCAATGGACAGGTTTGAACTTTGATCCAAGGTGGTAGTCCCAGAACGATATCATCTCCGAATCTTAAATAACTTGACAGGACTGGTGGGGTTAATCCGTCTTTAACTAAACAATATGAGAATCTTCCCTTAGATGCACTATACGTTTGAGATACTAAAGAAAACGGTGAAGCATCCATGCCTAGAATGCCATCTGTTTCACCTTTAAAAGATGTACTGATGTTGAGATTTTCAGTGGAGCAACCCAtcattacattgtttagggtttgcgTAGATGCACCATCTTGAAGTGTGAACGTTTCGTTTGAAAATATACTACGAAGTATACTGTGACCACCATATTTTACTTCGTACTTGCATTTGTTATCTTGACATTTGCCTTTGATTTTCTTACAAAATGGGTCATCACAAGAAAAAGGTTTGTATGAAGACGATTTAGATGGATCGAAAGTTGGTTTTATTTGTCGAAAACACGGTGCACACATTGAATCCAATTTTTACTGGGACTAAATATTGGAAACCGTACCTAGTAACCAAGGGACGAGCGTCCGGATAAATACCGAGAGTTCTGGATGTTGATAAAGAGTTTGTAGCCATAAGTTCCAAATAGAGGGCTCGAGATTCTGAGGAGTCAACGAGACGATGAATTTGTTCCACCACATTGAGTTCACCGGGGTACAAAGGAGACGCTGGTGAGTCTCTGTGGATGAGTTTTAAGCTAAAACCTGAAATGTGTTTGGCGGATGGTGAGATCAAATTGATAAGATAGATATAAACAGATAATTAGGAAAACAAACATGGTGAAAAGCCATGGCTAATGGGAGAAGAATGCAGGGATGGTGTTAACACAACACCTAGTCCGTGTATATTGTGACCCAACAATTATACACGGCTAAGCTTTCAGAGTTTGTTATTTTTTAGAGTTTGTTGTTTTTAGAATTCCTTGTATATTAGGTAATTCTCTTTAGTTAGGAAACCTGTTTACCTTGCATCTCAAGGAactcatgtatatatatatgcattacAACTTTGTGTAATTTATTAAGTTTTAAGTGAATCAATAACAAGAAGTTCTGTTTAAGTCTCATCTCTTCTTTCTCTGTGTTAGTCTCATCTCCTATATTAGTTTCTCTTCACTCACTCCTTCTGTTTTTAGACACGTTCATCGCCTTAACACAGCAAAAGAAATCTGGGGATCCCTCAAATCATTGTATGCTTCAAAGTCAGATGCTCAAGTCCATCATCTTCACTGTGAGTTGCGTGCCCTTAAGAAAGGGTCCCAAACCATGCGATCCTATATtgatcatgctagggacttggtTGATAGTCTTGCTGCTGCCAACACTACCGTTCCAGATAAGGAATTCCGTCATTGTCTTTTGGGTGGTTTAGATAGTTCTTATGATGCTATTGTCACTTCATTAACGACCACTATGAGCTCTCTGTCTGTGGAGGATTTCCTTACTTTTCTTTTGACTTTTGAGCTACGGGTTACTCAGCAAAATCAAGCTTCTGCCTCTCAGCCAATTGCCAATGTTGCTCAACAGTCTCGACCATATTCTCCGAAGGTTTCTTCCTCTGCTGGTTCTTCTATGTCTTCTGGGTCTTCATTCAGTTCCTCTCGTGGGCCTGGCAACAACAGAAATTTTAACAACTATCGTGTGCCTGGCGGCAATACCTCTCGTGGACTTGGACCTGTTTCCTTTGATAACTCTCGTGGGCCTCGTTCTGACTGTTTTCGTGGGCCTGTTACTTCTGATAATCTTGCTGTTGTCTGCCAGTTATGTG
This is a stretch of genomic DNA from Papaver somniferum cultivar HN1 chromosome 1, ASM357369v1, whole genome shotgun sequence. It encodes these proteins:
- the LOC113352355 gene encoding aspartic proteinase nepenthesin-1-like, whose protein sequence is MGCSTENLNISTSFKGETDGILGMDASPFSLVSQTYSASKGRFSYCLVKDGLTPPVLSSYLRFGDDIVLGLPPWIKVQTCPLVQHIAFRYALNLLDISVGKNKIGGFELNDSFPVNTKNGFGACELDTGAQISFLDTIVYGKVKGALMKGFQTLRLKILDAKKYYLDLCYELPGDFKSFPSITYHFQGGDLKIPSDNAFIIDYPNKFFCLAIKPKIGQNVLGAKQQRNIRFVFDINRDVVSFYPEDCSKDLQK